One part of the Actinomyces howellii genome encodes these proteins:
- a CDS encoding HAD family hydrolase codes for MTDDDLLRSGDEPRPRTGGPGVIAPAPGVPADLALASSGPVPAAVPAAMPSAGPPDPVLGASSEVSAIGATTPGPLTHDDYHALVRRRMADLDAIDPPGAAGTRLAPGPALLVALDVDGTILDLGGRVSERVMAAIARLRTYGVQVVIATGRGIEAALPVARHVGLTTGWMVCANGAVTLRMDPERPGGYEIVEQITFDPAQAIDALHEAVPGGILAVETPGQPFRVSRPFPDGELIEDSVVRPLEELRSVPVSRVILRAPGMDVDRFAEIVRGSGLHSVEYAIGWTAWLDVAPQGVTKASALEALAARLGTDAGHALAVGDGANDVEMLQWAGAGVVMGSAPQWVKDRGDVLTEPVWHDGCAAVLDALVERTRRI; via the coding sequence GTGACCGACGACGACCTGCTGCGCAGCGGCGACGAGCCGCGGCCCCGGACCGGGGGACCCGGCGTCATCGCCCCCGCTCCTGGGGTCCCGGCGGACCTCGCCCTGGCCAGCAGCGGCCCGGTCCCGGCCGCCGTGCCCGCGGCCATGCCCTCGGCCGGTCCCCCCGACCCGGTGCTCGGCGCCTCCTCGGAGGTCAGCGCGATCGGCGCGACCACCCCGGGCCCCTTGACCCACGACGACTACCACGCCCTGGTCAGGCGTCGCATGGCCGACCTCGACGCCATCGACCCGCCTGGCGCGGCGGGCACCCGCCTGGCGCCCGGGCCGGCTCTGCTCGTCGCCCTCGACGTCGACGGCACGATCCTGGACCTGGGCGGACGCGTCTCCGAGCGGGTCATGGCGGCGATCGCGCGCCTGCGCACCTACGGGGTCCAGGTCGTCATCGCCACCGGTCGGGGCATCGAGGCCGCCCTGCCCGTCGCCCGCCACGTCGGCCTGACCACCGGCTGGATGGTGTGCGCCAACGGCGCGGTGACGCTGCGCATGGACCCCGAGCGCCCGGGAGGCTACGAGATCGTCGAGCAGATCACCTTCGACCCCGCCCAGGCCATCGACGCCCTCCACGAGGCGGTGCCCGGCGGCATCCTGGCCGTCGAGACACCCGGGCAGCCCTTCAGGGTCTCGCGGCCCTTCCCCGACGGGGAGCTCATCGAGGACTCGGTGGTCCGCCCGCTCGAGGAGCTGCGCTCCGTGCCGGTCTCCCGGGTCATCCTGCGCGCCCCGGGCATGGACGTCGACCGGTTCGCCGAGATCGTGCGCGGTTCGGGACTGCACTCGGTGGAGTACGCCATCGGCTGGACCGCGTGGCTCGACGTCGCTCCCCAGGGGGTGACGAAGGCCTCCGCGCTCGAGGCCCTCGCCGCGCGGCTGGGCACCGACGCCGGGCACGCCCTGGCGGTGGGCGACGGGGCGAACGACGTCGAGATGCTCCAGTGGGCCGGGGCCGGTGTCGTCATGGGCTCGGCCCCCCAGTGGGTCAAGGACCGTGGGGACGTCCTGACCGAGCCGGTGTGGCACGACGGCTGCGCAGCCGTCCTGGACGCCCTCGTCGA
- the serS gene encoding serine--tRNA ligase yields the protein MIDLRALRDDPEPFRASQRARGADVSLVDRLIAADEARRSSLGAFEALRAEQKTVSRSVGAASPEERPAVLARAKELAERVRAAEGASAQAATELDELMMQFANLIEGAPSGGEEDYVVLRHEGPEPRDFTAEGFEPADHLALGEALDIIDTRRGAKVSGSRFYFLKGWGMRLELALMTAALDRATAYGFVPMTTPTLVTPQVMGGTGFLGAHSDEIYYLPADDLYLTGTSEVALAGYHTDEILDLSDGPRRYLGWSTCYRREAGAAGKDTRGIIRVHQFNKAEMFAYVRPEDAVEEHERLLALEEEMLALVDLPYRVIDTAAGDLGSSAARKFDCEAWLPTQNRWMEVTSTSNCTTFQARRLSIRERREGRTSPVATLNGTLATTRWIVAILENHQRPDGSVVVPEGLRPYLGGLELIEPVA from the coding sequence ATGATCGACCTGCGTGCCCTCAGAGACGACCCCGAGCCCTTCCGCGCGAGCCAGCGCGCACGCGGGGCCGATGTCTCGCTCGTCGACCGCCTCATCGCCGCCGACGAGGCCCGCCGCTCCTCGCTGGGTGCCTTCGAGGCGCTGCGTGCCGAGCAGAAGACGGTCTCGAGGTCGGTGGGCGCCGCCAGCCCCGAGGAGCGTCCCGCCGTCCTGGCCCGGGCCAAGGAGCTGGCCGAGCGGGTCCGCGCCGCCGAGGGCGCCTCCGCCCAGGCGGCCACCGAGCTCGACGAGCTCATGATGCAGTTCGCCAACCTCATCGAGGGCGCTCCCTCGGGCGGTGAGGAGGACTACGTCGTCCTGCGCCACGAGGGCCCTGAGCCCCGTGACTTCACCGCCGAGGGCTTCGAGCCCGCCGACCACCTCGCCCTGGGCGAGGCCCTCGACATCATCGACACGAGGCGTGGCGCGAAGGTCTCGGGCTCGCGCTTCTACTTCCTCAAGGGCTGGGGCATGCGCCTCGAGCTGGCCCTCATGACCGCGGCCCTGGACAGGGCCACCGCCTACGGCTTCGTGCCGATGACCACCCCGACCCTCGTGACCCCCCAGGTCATGGGCGGCACCGGGTTCCTGGGAGCCCACTCCGACGAGATCTACTACCTCCCGGCCGACGACCTCTACCTCACGGGCACCTCCGAGGTCGCCCTCGCCGGCTACCACACCGACGAGATCCTCGACCTGTCCGACGGGCCCAGGCGCTACCTGGGCTGGTCGACCTGCTACCGGCGGGAGGCCGGCGCAGCCGGCAAGGACACCCGCGGCATCATCCGGGTCCACCAGTTCAACAAGGCCGAGATGTTCGCCTACGTGCGCCCCGAGGACGCCGTCGAGGAGCACGAGCGCCTGCTGGCCCTCGAGGAGGAGATGCTCGCCCTGGTCGACCTGCCCTACCGGGTCATCGACACGGCGGCGGGCGACCTGGGATCCTCCGCCGCCCGCAAGTTCGACTGCGAGGCCTGGCTGCCGACCCAGAACCGGTGGATGGAGGTCACCTCGACCTCCAACTGCACGACCTTCCAGGCCCGTCGGCTCTCGATCCGTGAGCGCCGGGAGGGTCGGACGAGCCCCGTGGCCACCCTCAACGGCACCCTGGCCACGACCCGCTGGATCGTGGCGATCCTCGAGAACCACCAGCGTCCCGACGGCTCGGTCGTCGTGCCCGAGGGGCTGCGCCCCTACCTGGGTGGCCTCGAGCTCATCGAGCCGGTTGCCTGA
- a CDS encoding LysR substrate-binding domain-containing protein: protein MPPSSLPSFSQLRAFVALCDHQHFGEAATTLGVSQPSLSQAITALEKRIGGELVERTTRRVLVTPLGETLLPYARDAVLAAESFNEAVVSQGAALTGMLRLGLIPTLAPYLAPVILDGLPSELPLLQPELREMVTGDVLDMLNQGRLDAAIIAIDVDLHRAVAIPMYDEPLVILVPPNHPWAGRDDIVPSDLDSQDLLLLDEGNCLRDQTLALCQRYGTVPPVAVATTLLTVVRMVTHGVGITVIPEGALPMLGTEPHAVARFAEPTPVRRIGLVHRSSSSRATDFARLAHVITGLTREAGLPALSLTDRED from the coding sequence ATGCCACCGTCCTCCCTGCCCTCCTTCTCCCAGCTGCGCGCATTCGTCGCCCTGTGCGACCACCAGCACTTCGGCGAGGCCGCCACGACGCTGGGCGTGAGCCAACCGAGCCTGTCCCAGGCGATCACCGCCCTGGAGAAGCGCATCGGGGGCGAGCTGGTCGAGCGCACGACGCGCCGGGTCCTCGTCACCCCCCTGGGGGAGACCCTTCTGCCCTACGCCCGCGACGCCGTGCTCGCCGCCGAGTCCTTCAACGAGGCCGTCGTCAGCCAGGGCGCCGCGCTGACCGGCATGCTGCGCCTCGGCCTCATCCCGACGCTGGCGCCCTACCTCGCCCCGGTCATCCTCGACGGGCTGCCCAGCGAGCTGCCGCTGCTCCAGCCCGAGCTGCGTGAGATGGTGACCGGCGACGTCCTCGACATGCTCAACCAGGGCCGCCTCGACGCCGCGATCATCGCCATCGACGTCGACCTGCACCGTGCGGTGGCCATCCCGATGTACGACGAACCGCTCGTCATCCTCGTCCCGCCGAACCACCCGTGGGCGGGGCGCGACGACATCGTGCCCTCCGACCTGGACAGCCAGGACCTCCTTCTGCTCGACGAGGGCAACTGCCTGCGCGACCAGACCCTGGCGCTGTGCCAGCGCTACGGCACCGTCCCGCCGGTGGCGGTGGCCACGACCCTGCTCACGGTCGTGCGGATGGTCACGCACGGGGTGGGCATCACGGTCATTCCCGAGGGCGCGCTGCCGATGCTGGGGACCGAGCCCCACGCCGTCGCCCGCTTCGCGGAGCCGACGCCGGTGCGACGCATCGGGCTGGTCCACCGCAGCTCCTCCTCGCGGGCCACCGACTTCGCCCGCCTCGCCCACGTCATCACCGGGCTGACCCGCGAGGCCGGTCTGCCCGCCCTGTCGCTGACCGACCGCGAGGACTGA
- a CDS encoding diacylglycerol/lipid kinase family protein codes for MTRRRAGLHPGTAPGGGAVACVVLNPSKPAVTPAVRAHLARALSAAGYASPVWMETTPTETGATQARLALASGASLVVAVGGDGTVRSVAAGLAGAQADMAIVPLGTANLAARNLGVPVGRPAEAIELAAHGAALATDLAWVSTEPGEDSPAPPGGWARPTLGAEHACMIVAGLGFDAGLVASTRPALKARIKWGAYALAAFQNLSSPRMELVLGLEAEDDPHRVERLRARCLLIANGGRLPAGITLLPGARMDDGVLDVAAIDTVAGVVGWSSLARQVLAPRTSVPRTVQDDRLLRPTGRVLRRLGRTVTVRLAEPALVQVDGDLLAPTRGVRVRLQPGALRIRRPA; via the coding sequence GTGACACGACGACGTGCAGGCCTGCACCCGGGCACCGCCCCCGGAGGCGGAGCCGTGGCCTGCGTCGTCCTCAACCCGTCCAAGCCGGCGGTCACCCCCGCGGTCCGCGCGCACCTCGCCCGGGCACTGTCCGCAGCGGGCTACGCGAGCCCGGTGTGGATGGAGACCACGCCCACGGAGACCGGCGCCACCCAGGCCAGGCTCGCGCTCGCCTCCGGCGCCAGCCTCGTGGTGGCCGTGGGAGGCGACGGCACCGTGCGCTCGGTGGCGGCGGGACTGGCTGGCGCGCAGGCCGACATGGCGATCGTGCCCCTGGGAACCGCGAACCTGGCCGCACGTAACCTCGGTGTCCCGGTCGGCCGCCCGGCCGAGGCCATCGAGCTGGCCGCCCACGGCGCGGCACTGGCCACCGACCTGGCCTGGGTGAGCACCGAGCCCGGCGAGGACTCGCCCGCGCCTCCGGGCGGCTGGGCGCGCCCGACCCTCGGCGCCGAGCACGCCTGCATGATCGTGGCGGGCCTGGGATTCGACGCCGGTCTCGTGGCGTCCACGCGCCCGGCGCTCAAGGCTCGTATCAAGTGGGGGGCCTACGCGCTGGCCGCCTTCCAGAACCTCAGCTCGCCGCGGATGGAGCTCGTGCTCGGCCTCGAGGCTGAGGACGATCCCCATCGGGTCGAGCGGCTTCGTGCCCGCTGCCTGCTCATCGCCAACGGCGGTCGGCTGCCTGCGGGCATCACCCTGCTGCCCGGGGCGCGGATGGACGACGGCGTGCTCGACGTCGCCGCGATCGACACGGTGGCAGGGGTCGTGGGGTGGAGCTCGCTGGCGCGGCAGGTCCTCGCGCCGCGCACCTCCGTTCCGCGCACGGTCCAGGACGACCGCCTCCTGCGCCCGACCGGCCGGGTCCTGCGCCGTCTCGGGCGCACCGTCACCGTGCGCCTGGCCGAACCCGCCCTCGTCCAGGTCGACGGCGACCTCCTCGCACCCACGCGCGGGGTGCGCGTGCGCCTGCAGCCGGGTGCGCTGCGGATCCGGCGTCCGGCCTAG